tcatttgttttaatatttaggGGCTAGTCTAATATTATCACTCGATCACTATCTTGTAGACCCTTCATAAGCTTCTAGCATCTGATAAGCTTCAGAGACTCCTTACTAGGGGCCgcaaaaaaataagattaaacaCTCCTCATACCTGCAGATTTTTCCCCAATAAGCACATCTAAAGCAACTCCTTGGGTTGGACAATCTTCTTTAACAGTTCCATCAGCAGCACCTCCAGCTCCATTCTGTTCCTTTCCTACAAATCATGAAGCACAGTGGTTTTAGTAAAAAAGAGAAACACCCAGCATTTATAGCTTGAAGTTATCATATACCTTCCTCTGAAGCTTTTGAGTCTGTGACCACTACTTTACGGGGtcttcctctctttcttttgaTGCTGTTTCCACCAGATTTCTGCTGATCTATCTCCTGCACAATAAGAACAAACATCCTAACCAATAACACTGGGCTAAGTcaaaaacataaatagaaaaatgacaaatcattATGGTGGACCTTCCACTAAACGTATTACCATCATACCATGTCACACAGACCCAAGCTATGTAGAAGATATGCCAAACTTGAATCACTAGCAAGTTGAGATGACATGACCTGAGTATTAATAGCTAATTTAGATAATGTCAATTGAAATCATTGTCCAAAGCTGGAATCCTAAAATATTTTCTGTTCATCCACTTTCTACATTCACATAGTAGGCTCTAACTTAACAATTTGATAACACCATAGAAATCTTCATTTGTCCATTCAGAAGTTTCTTTTGGTTACACGTAATTAATTTCATCAAATCAACTTGGTTTGAGGGACCCCCCACATACATTTACATGCTGCGTGTGCACCGCACTAAAATGGCTATCTACTTTGCCACCAAGAAAGAGCGGCATAGTGGGTACTCTTTGAAcagatttcttttttcttttcccttctttttccctgACAACAACACAATTTTGCCTAGGTGGCACAATAAACTTGATCATACAAATATTTGATCATATACTGCTGAGTCCTGGCATACATAAGATGAATCTCAGTACAACCTTatcaaacgagagagagagagagagagagagagagagagagagagatctcagTACAAAACTTACCATTGGCCTATCTTCTGTAGGAGAATTTGTATTCTTCTTCTGATCTAAAAGCTGACCACAATTTCCAGAGTCTGAAACCCCCGTCCCCTTAGCTTCTAAACCTATGATGATAGGCATTCCAGTGTCTTTACTTGCACCCttgcaaacaatttcttttgCAGTGCCACCACCTGCATGTGATACGACATAAAGATTCTTTGCTATAGAAAATCCAATCaatgaaatatattatatatatatatatccatgacCATGTTTACCTGATGCTGAAGACGATGGgctttttacttttaatttcaTCGATAGTCTCCTCTTCCTTTTACCAGGAGTTGTTTTTTCACTGTCTAATTGACTATGCTTCTGTTGCTTGGGCCACTGCACAAGTAAATACATTAACCCTACAAAATGTATTATAATATTTCAGATCTATTACAGAACCCTGTGTTGGCTTTCCAAATCTCCAAGAGTGCATTTTTTGTTAAGTTCTTCAAAAGTGTATTTTGCatactttttcaacttccttGCCTTTGACTTGAACTCTTGATTTGTAACAGAAATAAGAGAAAGAAGTTGTTCTGGATAGAAAAAACAGCCAAGTGGTGAAATTTCAAAATGTGACCTAGTCAGGAATGGTAAATCGTGTCAAGGTGGATTATGAATTGATCCCCTATTTCATATGTTCATGTTTGTCTTCCCATATACTTGCGCTCTTGCCTATTCTCatgatagataaaaaaaaaactaccgaTAAAAAAGAATATGTTCATGTTTGTCTTGATCAAAATCCACATATAGGATATACAGATAACTGAAGGACTAATAGCAGAAATTCAACTCATGAGTTTCCTTCCCAAAAGTTCTTATATCAACATATTCATGCTTCCCTTTATCATTGTGTACCTGGATTGTGCCATTTGAACTCTTTGTTGAAATACTTATTgcttatgaaaagaaaaaagaagataaaaaaaaggcATGCAGTACTTGAACAAGTAAGCTAAGGACAACAAGAAAGGATTCACTCACAACTTCCGTTGCATCCACAGCAGAAGGTTTATTGCCGTCGACCTCAGAGTGTCTTGTTTTTTTACCTCCACTGTTTGCGGTATCCAATCTAGAAACTGCTTCAGTTGATATTTTCTTTCGCTGCTTCCTTAACTTACATTCTGCAGCGAATAACATTTCCCCAGCGGTTTTCCTTGTTATCAACTTTTTTGAAGGGTGTGAGTCTGTTGAATTGCCCTGGGGGGTGGTGGGTAGTTTCATTTTCTTCGTGCTTTGTGTCAAGGTATACTGTGCTTCTTTTTCATCACCAGGACTTGAGAGTTCTATCAAATTCTTTATAGAATTTGCAGAAAGAGGTGTTTCGTTGCCCATATCATCTTTTGTGCCACCCGAACTTTCAACTTGAACGGTTCCCTCAGGGTTACTTGTAGTCTTAGCATGCCTCAAATGTTCTTGAATATCTGGAGCAAGCAATACTTCCTGAAACAAAATTCCGTCATTTAAGCTACCATTGATTAAGCTATCATTCATTCCAcaaaaatttctaatatatCGCTGTTATCTAAACACCAAGATTGCCCAAGTGATGCTATAATTCATCGCCCCATACCCATGGTCGTTGCATACATCTCTCAGCAATTCATGCCCATATTTGTACCATTCTCAGAACAGAATAGTATGTAactttttgggaaaaaaaaattattaacaacAAAGAAACCATGATTACATGCTTACTATAACctataaggaaatattttttttttataagtaataagttattttattgatacaaaGATGGgggcatagcccaggtacactggaagtatacatgtgcatacacctatttaagaactagaaaGAGTATAACCTATAAGGAAATATACTTCTTAGAAACGAACATGGTTTGAACAAGAAACAGACCACCAAATACGAATTCCCTCAATGAATGCAGCTTATGTATCCGACCAATCTTCCAATTTTTCCCAACAAAGGGTGGGCAACCACTCTTTAGCACACAGTGACTTTGGCACACATTAGAACATTGAGGGAGCCCAACATGATAATACCAAGGCATATATTGTACTGTCTATACACGAAAATTTAAACAAACTGATGGATCAAACCCCTTAATGCTTTACAGATACAAATAacttatacaattttttataggTTACAAATAACTTATACATAAACCCAATAAATCATgatgaatatataaaaacaaaagatgTTGGATTTGCATGCATTAAGGGGTTTGATTTTGTCCAACATTATTTCTTAGCTTTGAAGCTGTCTCGGGCTTGAGAATTAATCTATCAAAGTCTGTATTGGTGCCGGTGGGGGATGTTCCCGACGCGGAGGCTTTAGCCTCTATCTTGGGATGTCAGGTCTCATCTTTAACCTTGAAAAATCTTGGCCTACCATTGGGTGCTCATCAGAGAGGTTTTGGAATGGCGTGGTTGAAGAGGTGGAACGTAGATTGGCTTCTTGGAAGAAGCTTTATTTGTCTAAAGGTGGTAGACTTACTTTGATTAAAAGCACTCTTTCTAATTTACCCACCTAATTTTTGTCCTTGCTCCCGCTCCCTATAAAGGTGGCTAAGCATATAGAGAAGCTAAAACGGAACTTCTTGAGGAGTGGATTGGGAGAAGAGTTCAAATTTCATTTGGTTAATTGGTCACTTGCATGTACCCCAATTTCTGGGGGTGGCTTGGGAATTCGCAACTTGACAAAATTCAACCAAGTCTtattgggtaaatggttgtggaggtacCAAAACGAAAGGGGGGCCCTATGGAAGTTCGTTATAGATTCACAGTTTGGGGAGGCTTGGTGAGAATGGTGCTCTGTAACATAGAGGATTAGGATTTAAAAtttggattattattattattattattattattattattattcagaTATGTGATTGTTTTTTAGTGGGATTCTTCCACTCTTTACGCCATAAGCCTCTCAGTGTTTATTTCCTAGTGGAAGTAACTTCCTAATTTGTAGCCaaattcaaacttcaaaacctAGCCTAAATCTTCTCTTTTATTCACATTATGTCCTCCCTCACACCAAATGATAGCAATGGCCAGGATCCtttctcagaaaaatcaaaacttcttttttttttccacagcACCATTGTAACCCTCCCCACAAAAAACCAAGACTCTCTCATTGCCGGAATCACTCAAAGGACACCGTCGGGAAGTCCTCATCCCCCCTCCATcactttttcctcttcctctgCGTCTATAATTAAATAACATTGGGTATATTTTTCTGCCACCGCCGGCCACCTCGAAGGACGTCGGAGCACCACCCAGGTTGCCCAAAACCCGCCGAACTCACACCTTCCCAATAAGCCCACGTCGGAATTCCTCCCTTTGCCTTGTCGTTTCTTGGCTTGAcagtttctctctctaaaccctctctctctctctgtgtcgcACCACCATATTTAGAGGGATCCTCCAGTCACTGTCGTGACCAGCTCCCAAATCCACAGCCACCCACAATCTCCGCTCAATAACGAGCTACAAAGCAAGAACCAagaagcagcgctaagaggtaagtagcatgatcataaTAATGTGTGCTGTAATTATTCTGATTGTTCATGAAAAATGTGATGTTTACATACACTACGCTACGAGCTAAGTCAAGGTTAGACCCCTTTTCACGAATCTTGATGAATTACAATGATATGTTGGTGATGCTATGCTGGTATGGATGAGATGTGAGGAAAATCACGTCTATGCCATGTAATGTTCATGTAATATgtgatcatgtatgccatgtaatgttcatgtaatatttagatcatgttatgccatgcctaTGTTATGCTATGCAATGTAAGACTCATTAATATGCCATGTATAATGCTATGCCATACACAAGAGTATGCCATGCCAGGTAAATTCAAGAAGTCAAACATGTTCTCATGCATTATGAAAGTTAGTAAGAAAACACATGAAAGATATGAGGTTTTAAGGTGACGTGGACCCAAGCGTATTCACCACAGGTTATGATATGCagtgccatggactcaagcgtggtttaCCCTCTGCTATGTGATAACACAGACCCAAACGTGTTTCACTACGTGTTATGATACTTTAGACATTGCCACAGattcaagcgtggttcaccatatgttaAGTGATAACACGAAACCAAGCATGTATCTCTACATGATATGATACATTACATGGTGTCATGGACCCAAGCGTAGTTCACCTCATGTCACGATAAGTATATGCCGTCAACGACAATTGGACTGATTCACACATGTAATGAGGGCCACTAATACGTGAAAGATAATATGAATAAGTCATGTATGATTGTTAGAAAATGTATGGAGTCAGTCACTCATGCATCATGTTATATGAAATTCCACGATCTTGTTAATTCTGCATATGTTATGATacattgaaattttataaaccAAGCCTAACGTTAAGCTAAGTTAAATTTACATTATGATGTGCTATTACTGAGTCTTCGAATCATTTGTTTTCTGTCTTCATGTTTTTAATGTCTCAGATGTTGATTGCAAAGACGCAGAGCTGGAAAGCCAAGAGTAGATTAGTTCAAAGACTTAGATTGAAATAAGTGTTATTTCCACAAGGATTTAGTTtatgattataatatttgattaagTGATCACCACACAGAACTAGTTTATGCCTTTTCATTATGTTTCAGCTTTATTTCATCAAAGACCATTATGTTAGGCTAGTTGGATaattcaataaatgaggtattttcaTGACTTCGAATCTCTTTACTAGGCATTATGTTATGAATGTTCGTAATATTCCTGACCTACGAGAAGGTGTTGCATGCTCAAATGAGGTACGTGGAACATACAGATTGGGTTTATGGAAATACATTAAGATACATTGGGAGATCTTCCGAAGACATATACATATTGTGGTGGGTAATGACTCTCGTATTAGATTTTGGTATGACAAATGGTGGAGTGAACGTAGCCTACAATACACCTTCCCTGCTATTTTTGAGATTGCACGAGAAAAAGATGTCGCGATAGCTGATCTCTTGGTCTTTTCTAGTGGCTCCTCTCAATGGAATGCAGAATTCAATAGGGCTGCCAATGACTAGGAGATGGAGACTATCACAGAGTTCTATAAGGTATTGTGTTCTGTAAGTAttacaaaggataccacaaataAGATGAGCTGGATCCCTTCTAAGAAAGGTAAATTCACGGTCAGATCATTTTACCAAGTTCTAACGAGCCTTGGAAGGACTATGTTCCCATGGAAGAACATATGGCAAACGAAAGTTCATTCAAAAGCAACTTTTTTCGTTTGGACAGCATCTCTAGACAAGATCCTCACCATAGATAACTTAAGGAAACGTTGGGTAATGGtgttggactagtgttgtatgtgtaagaagcaTGGTGAATTAGTAGATCACTTGTTTTTACATTGCAAGGTGGCCCAGACCATGTGGGATGATTTTTTCACGAGAACTAGTAGTTATGGGTCATGTCTCTTAGACTGGTGGATTTCCTTGCAAGTTGGAGAGGCCTCCAAGGCAACTCAAAAGTGGCAACGATCTTGAAAATGGTTCATATATGCATGTGTTGGTACATTTGGCGAGAGAGAAATAATAGAAGCTTCGAAGATCGTGAGAGAACAATGAATGAGCTCAAAGctttgttttttaaaactttgttcTTATGGGCAGGGGTCATTGTTTGTAATGGACTAAATGTCCATGATCTTCTTTTGTCAATTGTAAACTCTAATTAGGTTATTCTCATGCATActccctatgtacttgggctttgcctacttctataaataaaatttcttgattacctataaaaaaaaatgattctcGGAAAACTTATTAGCATTAGTCAAATGATTCCATTCAAATAAAGATGTATAATAAGTAATTGAGGAATTAAGCAAAACTACATTTGACTGACTAGATAGTGTCAAAAACAGCACAGCTGATGAGGGTTGAACCAATCAATTATGTTCACCCTCCAAAGATATCCTCAAGTTGACTGGATGCATTGCATTCTATAGAAGGACAGAACTTTTCTGCACCGCTTCATTGGAAATAGTTTATCCCCGCAGACTATGGAAAGAACATTAAGCTCAATTTAATAGGGAAGGAAGCGTAGAATTTACATCATAGAACACGTATTtgggaagaagaaatgaaaagagagtaaagcttttaaaaaaaaataaaaaccccaaCCACTATAAGTAGCACTCCTATCAGTCAAGCTTTCATTTGAAACAAGCTAAATATGTATGTTCACTACTAGTGTGGCTAGCTTCACCTGTGTAGCaaagttttcttcttttcattttgttaCAGAGAGAGGGCTTGCCCTCACtgccacccccccccccccccccaaaaaaagtcAAACTCCATGTGTGTATGTGCACGCGCACACGCATGCGTGTGTGTGAgacagtgagagagagagagagagagagagagagagagagagagagagagatgagacaTTACCTGATATCTACTAACCCATTTCCCATCTTTCCACACCACACGAGGCCTTATTTCTGATTGATTGATTATCCTATCCTCATTCGCATGCTTGAAATAGACAAGATACCTTGTATCAGTAATACGTCTGGCAATCACACCAGCTCGCCAAGCAAAGTCACAAAATGCATCCACTTTTTCCAAAACATCATATTTTTTGTCTGCGTGAGGAGGTGGAGGAGAAAGCCGAATATGGAGAAAATCTACAGTAATGCTACCAAAATCAGCCTCAACACCATTTCTTGAGCTCCCATACTTCACCAAAAATGTGTCATCCCTGTTATCTTTAATGAGAATTGCAGGGAACCAAGCATcacataaattttcttttttgacatTCACTTCTACATCCATTCCTGAGCTAAAAATTGAACCTGTCTCTTGCTTTAGAAATCAAATTATCCAATCAGGCATATGGTagtaaatttaatcaaatatctTCAGCTATATCAAACGAATAGTGAGCAAAGAATAGGAGTCCCTGAGGCTTTATaacatacaaataaaaatattcgcCCGAAAAAATTTGCAAAGCCGCAAAAGTTGAGCAACAGGCTAAAATTAGTATATCCAGTACATTGCAAAAATATGGAGTTACTTATGTACATTAGTGAATATCTACATTTGTGCATTAGAGATCTTGAACAATCAGCTGCAACATATGGAATAAGTTTCATGTGAACTGAAAAGAAACCTTGAACTCTAGAGAACATCTGAACATCCCCATTTACTCACATTACATACTTCTCCAACAACGAATGAGACTTTTAATGACAGAACTTGCTAAAACAACCCAAATAGGTAAAGTTAGAATCAGAAAAAGTATTTAGACGATACCATACCCAGCACGTTATTCAACGCCCAACTCCAGTTTATAAATCACTACAACCCATTAGGAAAGATAACACTATTTTTTTCATCGGCAAATAAGGATTATATTAGGCATAGAAAGATAACACATTATTTTAACCGTCACTTCTCATGATTTGAAATGTAACCTATACAGTTCACGAAATTCACAAACTAACAATATTGAACCCCATCAAACTTTAGCAGATGAAATCAAAAGAAGAACACCTTACGTCAATCATACCAATAAATAATCCTCGGAGCATTAAAACCACCTTACTCTTAGACCAGCAATTAATAAATCCAAAATAGCACCCATTAACAATAAGTCGAAATTTTGCACCAGAATCAGAATAATAAATCTTCGAATTAAACCTAAAATCCAGGTAAACCTGCACGACATACCCGCTTTTCAGGCCGAACCCACTTCCCCTTGACCCACTCTAGGTGCACCCTCAAATCTTTTCGGTCAAACTCAATCACGTCGGGTGGATTCTCGAAGAAAACCCTGTACTTCGAATTTCCCAGAACTTTGACGACCACGCCAGTCCACCACCCATCCCTACAATACGCACCAACAACCTCCCCGTGCTCCAAATCCTGGGCCGCGACCTCTTGAGGAGGCAAAGGCCTTATACAGGCCTGATCTACGTACTCCTTGAGCTGCTCGGACCCATCATCAGTGAGCAAGGTCCGGTATTCGACCCTTGCCTTCTTGAGCTTCTTGGGTGTGGGGAGCTCGATTATAGTGGCCAGATAACACGAGCCCTTGAACCCCGGTTCGTCGCTGCTTACTTCGACCTCGGTACCCAAGCTGAAGAGATGGTTCGACTCGGACTCGCAGCTGCTTTCGAAgcaccccattttgttgtgcCGTGTCCCTGTATGGTGAGGATTGAGAGAGAACGAACAGAAGTCAGAAGATGCCTTTTTCGGTCAAGGGTGAGAGAGAGACTGTTAGAGACTGTAAGGCTTCGGGAAATGGGAGGTGAAATCATGTATTTGGGGCTTTTTAGCgggaaccttttttttttttctttttttttttgggacttttgtgatttagtaaaaaattatataaaaagataaaagaaatttaaaatttaggtatttatattttttatattgatgttattttattttaaatatgattttttataaatctaaaagtactctataattaagataaaatgaataatataacaGTAGGTTTGGAgaataagatgatatgagaattttataaataataataagaaaatttgaattgagtattttttaagttttgagaaatgagagagaaaaattgaaaaaaatattataaaattaaaatattataaaaatatagttttataatattattttaaattttaaattttaaaaaagttgaaattttt
This genomic window from Carya illinoinensis cultivar Pawnee chromosome 7, C.illinoinensisPawnee_v1, whole genome shotgun sequence contains:
- the LOC122315237 gene encoding DUF724 domain-containing protein 2-like isoform X2 — encoded protein: MGCFESSCESESNHLFSLGTEVEVSSDEPGFKGSCYLATIIELPTPKKLKKARVEYRTLLTDDGSEQLKEYVDQACIRPLPPQEVAAQDLEHGEVVGAYCRDGWWTGVVVKVLGNSKYRVFFENPPDVIEFDRKDLRVHLEWVKGKWVRPEKRQETGSIFSSGMDVEVNVKKENLCDAWFPAILIKDNRDDTFLVKYGSSRNGVEADFGSITVDFLHIRLSPPPPHADKKYDVLEKVDAFCDFAWRAGVIARRITDTRYLVYFKHANEDRIINQSEIRPRVVWKDGKWVSRYQEVLLAPDIQEHLRHAKTTSNPEGTVQVESSGGTKDDMGNETPLSANSIKNLIELSSPGDEKEAQYTLTQSTKKMKLPTTPQGNSTDSHPSKKLITRKTAGEMLFAAECKLRKQRKKISTEAVSRLDTANSGGKKTRHSEVDGNKPSAVDATEVWPKQQKHSQLDSEKTTPGKRKRRLSMKLKVKSPSSSASGGGTAKEIVCKGASKDTGMPIIIGLEAKGTGVSDSGNCGQLLDQKKNTNSPTEDRPMEIDQQKSGGNSIKRKRGRPRKVVVTDSKASEEGKEQNGAGGAADGTVKEDCPTQGVALDVLIGEKSADPHDVSTTNDVGSTSVATSGNMDDDDQPLSKWFVGMLHCPTSIKESKLSPGRTIDECEEAREQVDIVQQVPAADATACMLDENRRLPFVKSSPVWKAIESMEIFRIMPQNPHFLPLDKCKEEYREGLAIGNMVTFASLVEKISKLRLDDPRSTFDGYLESLLDLEKHGFDLTVVRGRINELLSIKDGQGRILSESKDVECKILHCNREKTEMAEEMANITEQMAELQKKQALIKSELRNKKQEISRLQIRVDAINRDIQSGRLDFEKVAAAPWKLG
- the LOC122315237 gene encoding DUF724 domain-containing protein 6-like isoform X3: MGCFESSCESESNHLFSLGTEVEVSSDEPGFKGSCYLATIIELPTPKKLKKARVEYRTLLTDDGSEQLKEYVDQACIRPLPPQEVAAQDLEHGEVVGAYCRDGWWTGVVVKVLGNSKYRVFFENPPDVIEFDRKDLRVHLEWVKGKWVRPEKRHANEDRIINQSEIRPRVVWKDGKWVSRYQEVLLAPDIQEHLRHAKTTSNPEGTVQVESSGGTKDDMGNETPLSANSIKNLIELSSPGDEKEAQYTLTQSTKKMKLPTTPQGNSTDSHPSKKLITRKTAGEMLFAAECKLRKQRKKISTEAVSRLDTANSGGKKTRHSEVDGNKPSAVDATEVWPKQQKHSQLDSEKTTPGKRKRRLSMKLKVKSPSSSASGGGTAKEIVCKGASKDTGMPIIIGLEAKGTGVSDSGNCGQLLDQKKNTNSPTEDRPMVMSSQLASDSSLAYLLHSLGLCDMEIDQQKSGGNSIKRKRGRPRKVVVTDSKASEEGKEQNGAGGAADGTVKEDCPTQGVALDVLIGEKSADPHDVSTTNDVGSTSVATSGNMDDDDQPLSKWFVGMLHCPTSIKESKLSPGRTIDECEEAREQVDIVQQVPAADATACMLDENRRLPFVKSSPVWKAIESMEIFRIMPQNPHFLPLDKCKEEYREGLAIGNMVTFASLVEKISKLRLDDPRSTFDGYLESLLDLEKHGFDLTVVRGRINELLSIKDGQGRILSESKDVECKILHCNREKTEMAEEMANITEQMAELQKKQALIKSELRNKKQEISRLQIRVDAINRDIQSGRLDFEKVAAAPWKLG
- the LOC122315237 gene encoding DUF724 domain-containing protein 2-like isoform X1, translating into MGCFESSCESESNHLFSLGTEVEVSSDEPGFKGSCYLATIIELPTPKKLKKARVEYRTLLTDDGSEQLKEYVDQACIRPLPPQEVAAQDLEHGEVVGAYCRDGWWTGVVVKVLGNSKYRVFFENPPDVIEFDRKDLRVHLEWVKGKWVRPEKRQETGSIFSSGMDVEVNVKKENLCDAWFPAILIKDNRDDTFLVKYGSSRNGVEADFGSITVDFLHIRLSPPPPHADKKYDVLEKVDAFCDFAWRAGVIARRITDTRYLVYFKHANEDRIINQSEIRPRVVWKDGKWVSRYQEVLLAPDIQEHLRHAKTTSNPEGTVQVESSGGTKDDMGNETPLSANSIKNLIELSSPGDEKEAQYTLTQSTKKMKLPTTPQGNSTDSHPSKKLITRKTAGEMLFAAECKLRKQRKKISTEAVSRLDTANSGGKKTRHSEVDGNKPSAVDATEVWPKQQKHSQLDSEKTTPGKRKRRLSMKLKVKSPSSSASGGGTAKEIVCKGASKDTGMPIIIGLEAKGTGVSDSGNCGQLLDQKKNTNSPTEDRPMVMSSQLASDSSLAYLLHSLGLCDMEIDQQKSGGNSIKRKRGRPRKVVVTDSKASEEGKEQNGAGGAADGTVKEDCPTQGVALDVLIGEKSADPHDVSTTNDVGSTSVATSGNMDDDDQPLSKWFVGMLHCPTSIKESKLSPGRTIDECEEAREQVDIVQQVPAADATACMLDENRRLPFVKSSPVWKAIESMEIFRIMPQNPHFLPLDKCKEEYREGLAIGNMVTFASLVEKISKLRLDDPRSTFDGYLESLLDLEKHGFDLTVVRGRINELLSIKDGQGRILSESKDVECKILHCNREKTEMAEEMANITEQMAELQKKQALIKSELRNKKQEISRLQIRVDAINRDIQSGRLDFEKVAAAPWKLG